The sequence AGCCCATCGACCCCGCGCTGGTCTCCCAGCGCAAGGGGCGCGGCGGCAGGACCTTCGACTACCTCGAAGGGCACGCCGTCATCGACCAGGCGAACCGGATATTCGGCTACGGAGGCTGGGGGTACGAGTTGGTCGGCGACGTGACGCTGCGCACAATCGAGACGGTCGATGGCCAGACCGGCGAGGTGAAGGTCTCGCTCGGCTACAGCGCACCCGTCCGGGTCACCGTCGCTGGCGCTCTGCCCCGCACCGACCTCGGCGTCCACCCGGTCACCGAGGACAACTTCGACGGGCACGACACGGCGATGAAGGGCGCGGTGACCGACGGGCTGAAGCGTGCCTTCAGGAGCTTCGGCGGCCAGTTCGGAAACGCCTTCTACGGCGACCAGTCGGCGAGCGCTCCTCAGCCGGAGCGGGTACCCACGCAGGCCAGGGACAACGGCAGGCAGTCCCAGGCGCAACCCAGCGGCAGGCCCGCCCAGCCGCAGACGCAGGCCAGGGGCCGCAACGACGCCCAGGTGAAGACCCTGCGCAAGCGGCTCATCGAGATCGCATCCGAGCAGGGCCTCGACGAGGGCCAGGTGCGGAGCGCCGTCACGGACCGGACGGGCAAGGACATCGACGACCTGACGGCCGCCGAGCTCGGGCCGCTGGTGGAGGCCGCCGCCAACAAGCTCCGGCAGATGCAGCAGGAGCAGGCGCAACAGGCCGCCTAGTTCGACCGGACAGACCGGCACAACGGAGCGGGGCCGTCTCCTCCGGGGGCT is a genomic window of Chloroflexota bacterium containing:
- a CDS encoding Rad52/Rad22 family DNA repair protein — protein: MSNGNNNGHHPNGTGNGLVHVNGNGHKPDAAIVTEHELLWDGLSPAVTQSLGQPIDPALVSQRKGRGGRTFDYLEGHAVIDQANRIFGYGGWGYELVGDVTLRTIETVDGQTGEVKVSLGYSAPVRVTVAGALPRTDLGVHPVTEDNFDGHDTAMKGAVTDGLKRAFRSFGGQFGNAFYGDQSASAPQPERVPTQARDNGRQSQAQPSGRPAQPQTQARGRNDAQVKTLRKRLIEIASEQGLDEGQVRSAVTDRTGKDIDDLTAAELGPLVEAAANKLRQMQQEQAQQAA